The following are from one region of the Lytechinus variegatus isolate NC3 chromosome 4, Lvar_3.0, whole genome shotgun sequence genome:
- the LOC121413075 gene encoding uncharacterized protein LOC121413075 gives MCSSNTLSSVKISMPDYVRYLEGAKMHDAFYSVLARNATDTKIESLDIDDIKLSQRQSASRDLAQFICKMPHLRELHLGGAYRNISPSLHDEFYSTLSSLASSAKHTTCLPTCFRTCHAPLCTSIIEYLDIRYIDLSQRLSALSDLAQLISSSAKIEILHLSENLSERPSASRDFAQFICKMNHLKNLTLYGQYHDDFYSTASSMASTSKIEILHLSENLSERPSASRDLAQFICKMNHLKNLTLYGQYHDDFYSTASSMASTSKIETLNVFGHLSERSSASRDLAQFICKMNHLKNLKLCSQYHDDFYSTASSMASASKIEILHLRENLSERPSASRDFAQFICKMNHLKNLTLYYGRYHDDFYSTASSMASTTKIEILHHNENLRKRPSASRDLAQFICKMNHLKNLKLCGQYHGDFYSTALSMASTIKDDCNTSSNVTDLTVTDYTLEEWQDCGSMFDNVKRFTIQVWDTITCDVIQRIHLPAATELTIQTRERVNQLASLHDDPTSLPNALHKVSSQLVKVTFRDLNIGNSEVRDIIQAFRSSDEKLLKILRYDIFSLFNTPFGHDERLSVDI, from the exons ATGTGCTCCTCAAACACCCTGAGCTCTGTGAAGATCAGTATGCCTGACTACGTACGTTACCTAGAGGGTGCAAAAATGCATGATGCGTTCTACTCTGTGCTTGCTCGGAACGCCACTGATACAAAG ATTGAGAGTCTTGATATCGATGACATTAAACTCAGTCAACGTCAGTCTGCATCGCGTGATCTCGCTCAGTTCATTTGTAAGATGCCTCATCTCAGGGAACTTCATCTCGGTGGTGCATACAGAAACATCAGTCCCTCGCTTCATGACGAGTTCTATTCAACGTTGTCATCATTAGCATCGTCTgcaaag CATACAACTTGCCTGCCGACCTGTTTCCGCACCTGCCATGCTCCTCTTTGCACCTCCATT ATTGAGTATCTTGACATCAGATACATTGATCTCAGTCAACGTCTGTCTGCATTAAGTGATCTCGCTCAGCTCATTT CATCATCTGCAAAG attgagattCTTCATCTCAGTGAGAATCTCAGTGAACGTCcatctgcatcacgtgatttcgctcaattcatctgtaagatgaatcatctgaagaacCTCACACTCTACGGTcagtatcatgatgacttctactcaacagcATCGTCGATGGCATCAACTTCAAAG ATTGAGATTCTTCATCTCAGTGAGAATCTCAGTGAACGTccgtctgcatcacgtgatctcgctcagttcatctgtaagatgaatcatctgaagaacCTCACACTCTACGGTcagtatcatgatgacttctactcaacagcATCGTCGATGGCATCAACTTCAAAG attgagaCTCTCAATGTCTTTGGTCATCTCAGTGAACGTtcgtctgcatcacgtgatctcgctcagttcatctgtaagatgaatcatctgaagaacCTCAAACTCTGCAGTcagtatcatgatgacttctactcaacagcATCGTCGATGGCATCAGCTTCAAAG attgagattCTTCATCTCAGAGAGAATCTCAGTGAACGTCcatctgcatcacgtgatttcgctcaattcatctgtaagatgaatcatctgaagaacCTCACACTCTACTACGGTCggtatcatgatgacttctactcaacagcATCGTCGATGGCATCAACTACAAAG ATTGAAATTCTTCATCACAATGAGAATCTCAGGAAACGTccgtctgcatcacgtgatctcgctcagttcatctgtaagatgaatcacCTGAAGAACCTCAAACTCTGCGGTCAGTATCATGGtgacttctactcaacagcATTGTCGATGGCATCAACTATAAAG GATGACTGCAACACGAGCTCAAATGTGACTGATCTGACCGTTACTGATTATACACTAGAAGAATGGCAGGATTGTGGATCGATGTTTGACAATGTGAAGAGATTCACCATACAGGTATGGGACACGATTACATGTGACGTCATCCAGAGGATCCATCTACCAGCAGCGACAGAGCTCACCATTCAAACACGTGAGCGTGTGAACCAACTGGCTTCTCTCCACGATGATCCCACTTCACTACCAAATGCACTTCACAAGGTCTCATCTCAGCTTGTCAAGGTCACATTCAGAGATCTCAACATCGGTAATAGTGAGGTTAGAGACATCATTCAAGCTTTCAGATCATCGGACGAGAAACTTCTGAAGATCTTAAGGTATGATATATTCAGTTTATTTAATACTCCGTTTGGTCATGACGAGCGTTTATCGGTTGATATATAG